One genomic segment of Streptomyces sp. RerS4 includes these proteins:
- a CDS encoding GNAT family N-acetyltransferase yields the protein MTGFEIGGASAADMELLRTWADAEGWNPGDTDRFAFAVADPEGFLFGRLDGEPVASISAIRYGADFGFIGFYIARPDMRGKGYGFRVWQAGMDRLKGRLVGLDGVVEQQDNYRRSGFRSAWNNVRHEGIPAAVEDLAGEPVRIVDAATLPFARLAAYDRRFFPERRDAFLSAWTGLPGRTALAAVRDGRIEGLGVIRPCSGASRVGPLYAATPQVAAILLRRLADHAPGGEIAVDVPDANPAATTLMARLGLNPTFEAARMYTGPAPQVDLPALYGVTSLELG from the coding sequence ATGACGGGATTCGAGATCGGCGGCGCGAGTGCCGCGGACATGGAACTGCTGCGCACCTGGGCGGACGCCGAAGGCTGGAACCCGGGCGACACCGACCGGTTCGCCTTCGCGGTCGCCGACCCGGAGGGCTTCCTCTTCGGACGGCTCGACGGGGAGCCGGTGGCATCGATCTCCGCCATCCGCTACGGCGCCGACTTCGGGTTCATCGGCTTCTACATCGCCCGCCCCGACATGCGCGGCAAGGGCTACGGCTTCCGCGTCTGGCAGGCAGGCATGGACCGGCTGAAGGGGCGGCTCGTCGGCCTGGACGGGGTGGTCGAGCAGCAGGACAACTACCGCAGGTCCGGCTTCCGTTCGGCCTGGAACAACGTCCGCCACGAGGGGATCCCGGCGGCCGTCGAGGACCTCGCGGGGGAGCCGGTGCGGATCGTGGACGCGGCCACGCTGCCCTTCGCCCGACTCGCCGCCTACGACCGCCGGTTCTTCCCCGAGCGCCGCGACGCCTTCCTGTCCGCGTGGACGGGGCTGCCCGGCCGGACCGCCCTCGCCGCCGTCCGGGACGGGCGGATCGAGGGCCTCGGCGTGATCCGGCCGTGCAGCGGCGCCTCGCGGGTCGGCCCGCTCTACGCCGCCACCCCGCAGGTGGCCGCCATCCTGCTGCGTCGCCTCGCCGACCACGCCCCCGGCGGGGAGATCGCCGTGGACGTGCCCGACGCGAACCCGGCCGCGACCACCCTGATGGCCCGACTCGGACTCAACCCCACGTTCGAGGCCGCCCGGATGTACACGGGGCCGGCCCCACAGGTGGACCTGCCCGCGCTCTACGGCGTCACCAGCCTCGAACTGGGCTGA
- a CDS encoding transcriptional regulator, which produces MTAPAAIAVSPLLTRLAAERATGALLRDRGTLFLEDGRIVHAESPATPGLDVLLTTGGALAPERWNEAVNAAGARRQVARFLVDSGGLAGGELEICHLAAIFDAAFFALSPGSGPSRFRRGATHWIGSVRSVPADAVERETRRRRELLDAVWPYPLLDTAPVVPRRAAPGQTITARQRVLLAQADGVRTPADLAWVLGRPAFHTLLDVRRLAAAGLVETPHTPPAPAPAPLVPDWLAQVQPPDVALLRRLRDALEASL; this is translated from the coding sequence GTGACCGCGCCCGCCGCCATCGCCGTCTCGCCCCTGCTGACCCGCCTCGCCGCCGAACGCGCCACCGGCGCCCTCCTGCGCGACCGCGGCACCCTCTTCCTGGAGGACGGCCGCATCGTCCACGCCGAGAGCCCCGCCACCCCGGGGCTGGACGTCCTGCTCACCACCGGCGGGGCGCTCGCCCCCGAACGCTGGAACGAGGCCGTGAACGCGGCCGGAGCCCGCCGGCAGGTCGCCCGCTTCCTCGTGGACAGCGGCGGCCTGGCCGGAGGCGAACTGGAGATCTGCCACCTCGCCGCCATCTTCGACGCCGCCTTCTTCGCCCTGTCGCCCGGCAGTGGCCCCTCCCGCTTCCGGCGGGGCGCCACCCACTGGATCGGCTCCGTCCGCTCCGTCCCGGCGGACGCCGTCGAACGCGAGACCCGTCGCCGCCGGGAGCTGCTGGACGCGGTCTGGCCGTACCCGCTGCTCGACACCGCGCCCGTCGTCCCCCGCCGGGCCGCGCCCGGCCAGACGATCACCGCCCGACAGCGCGTCCTGCTCGCGCAGGCCGACGGCGTACGCACCCCCGCCGACCTGGCGTGGGTGCTGGGCCGGCCCGCCTTCCACACCCTGCTCGACGTCCGCAGGCTCGCCGCCGCGGGCCTGGTCGAGACCCCGCACACCCCGCCGGCCCCCGCGCCGGCCCCGCTCGTGCCCGACTGGTTGGCCCAGGTCCAACCCCCGGACGTGGCACTGCTGCGCCGGCTCCGCGACGCACTGGAGGCAAGTCTGTGA
- a CDS encoding bifunctional glycosyltransferase family 2 protein/CDP-glycerol:glycerophosphate glycerophosphotransferase, with amino-acid sequence MPPRLSIVVPVYNVELYLDECLESIAAQTFDDFEVVIVDDGSTDTSAMIAKTFTERDPRFRLVLQKNAGLGAARNVGFRHASEGSEYIAFVDSDDTMPPHAYERLIGALDETGSDFAAGNVKRFRSVGMQQSWGHRAAFAKTQLATHISKFPALVTDRTAWNKVYRRGFWEEHGFSYPEGILYEDAPVSIPAHYFAKSVDVISDVVYHWRVRETGERSITQRSTDPVSVIDRVTSVRLVREALLAKPGEKYARYLRDYDRNVLSEELPLIYKYVAEGGADFRAAFVKEVGGLIREIGTDPWNDLTVADRLKAYLAREGRVEEFIGLLHHQRDFSYSVPVKGLARPQADYPFLKAPVPAKLLTLGPRERRVVSRLEQAAWSDGKLLLRGYAIPGHLGAESRLGSRKMLVFREQGKRRRTVVSTRTVASPMATVNAPHLALKHADWAGFTAVVDPTVFQSGGKWREGIWTTSVAVTGAGGLHRARLKGGEHDSGLTPPAYWATPDVRILPTVSGALTVHVEIVRARVLDVRPAGDDALELTGELAAEVGDGATLRVAHSASGTVLTLPIRTTAAPSGGRVPFSAVVPLADLGAVPPAESSPGEWTPEPWNLTVVRADGTRHPVAHDERGGFTGLVAPIPGDESGRTVFAKRAKSGHLVLSVQPTPPLVDEVVAHDGTLTLRGTLRLPAAEAGEAYELVLHNHYGTEFSYPISRDGDRFEAAFEPVLPEPYAGRTTLPQGRWWPTVRPVREGGTTAGLLGVDRGAPVQLIPPALSCGPHALTVLGRRMRVEARLHDRMVLVCDPLLSPHDRSRYAQRVARDVTYPAQRELPVKDMAVYDTFQGNAAGDSPRAIHEELLRRGEKLEHIWLVRDGRAEVPPTARAVQYDSLEAWDVLARARYYVTNDSVPLTFRRRPGQTVVQTWHGAPLKQIGYDFTHDYYTSPEVLEGLEHDSAQWTLLASPSTWATPVLRRALGYQGEVVESGSPRVDALLRPDADRIAEVRRRLGLPEGKKVVLYLPTWRENRLGWTGGYKLDLRIDLDAARRELGEDHVLLVRGHHKVSEQVRDGVRDGFVVDVSRWPDTTDLLLVADVLISDYSSAIFDFALTDRPILLFTYDLEHYRDTLRGFTLDLEKKAPGPLLQDSASLVEAVRNADALAAEYATARAAFREEYCDLDDGRAAERVVDRMLGA; translated from the coding sequence ATGCCCCCGCGCCTGAGCATCGTCGTACCCGTCTACAACGTCGAGCTCTATCTCGACGAGTGCCTGGAGTCCATAGCGGCGCAGACGTTCGACGACTTCGAGGTCGTGATCGTCGACGACGGGTCCACGGACACCAGCGCGATGATCGCGAAGACCTTCACGGAGCGTGACCCCCGCTTCCGGCTGGTCCTCCAGAAGAACGCCGGCCTCGGCGCCGCCCGGAACGTCGGCTTCCGGCACGCCTCCGAAGGCAGCGAGTACATCGCCTTCGTCGACAGCGACGACACCATGCCGCCCCACGCCTACGAGCGCCTGATCGGCGCCCTCGACGAGACCGGCTCCGACTTCGCGGCGGGCAACGTCAAGCGCTTCCGCTCCGTCGGCATGCAGCAGTCCTGGGGCCACCGTGCCGCATTCGCGAAGACGCAGCTCGCGACCCACATCTCCAAGTTCCCGGCGCTGGTCACCGACCGCACCGCGTGGAACAAGGTCTATCGGCGCGGCTTCTGGGAAGAGCACGGATTCAGCTACCCGGAGGGCATCCTCTACGAGGACGCCCCCGTCAGCATCCCGGCCCACTACTTCGCCAAGAGCGTCGACGTGATCAGCGACGTCGTCTACCACTGGCGGGTGCGCGAGACCGGCGAGCGCTCCATCACCCAGCGCTCCACCGACCCGGTCTCCGTCATCGACCGCGTCACCTCCGTCCGCCTCGTCCGCGAGGCGCTGCTCGCCAAGCCGGGCGAGAAGTACGCCCGCTACCTGCGCGACTACGACCGCAACGTGCTGAGCGAAGAGCTCCCGCTCATCTACAAGTACGTCGCCGAGGGCGGCGCCGACTTCCGCGCCGCGTTCGTCAAGGAGGTCGGCGGCCTCATCCGGGAGATCGGCACCGACCCCTGGAACGACCTGACCGTCGCCGACCGGCTCAAGGCGTACCTGGCCCGCGAGGGCCGCGTCGAGGAGTTCATCGGCCTCCTGCACCACCAGCGCGACTTCAGCTACAGCGTGCCCGTCAAGGGACTGGCCCGCCCGCAGGCCGACTACCCCTTCCTGAAGGCGCCCGTCCCCGCCAAGCTGCTGACCCTCGGCCCGCGCGAGCGCCGCGTCGTCAGCCGGCTGGAGCAGGCCGCCTGGAGCGACGGCAAGCTCCTGCTGCGCGGCTACGCGATCCCCGGCCACCTCGGCGCCGAGAGCCGCCTCGGCTCCCGCAAGATGCTGGTCTTCCGCGAGCAGGGCAAGCGCCGCCGCACCGTCGTCAGCACCCGTACCGTCGCCTCCCCGATGGCCACCGTCAACGCCCCGCACCTCGCGCTGAAGCACGCCGACTGGGCCGGGTTCACCGCCGTCGTCGACCCCACCGTCTTCCAGTCGGGCGGCAAGTGGCGCGAAGGCATATGGACCACCTCCGTCGCCGTCACCGGCGCCGGCGGCCTCCACCGGGCGCGCCTCAAGGGCGGCGAGCACGACAGCGGCCTGACCCCGCCCGCCTACTGGGCCACCCCCGACGTCCGCATCCTGCCGACCGTCTCCGGCGCGCTGACCGTCCACGTCGAGATCGTCCGTGCCCGCGTCCTGGACGTACGCCCCGCCGGCGACGACGCCCTGGAACTCACCGGCGAACTGGCCGCCGAGGTCGGCGACGGCGCCACCCTGCGCGTCGCGCACAGCGCGAGCGGCACCGTCCTCACCCTCCCGATCCGCACCACCGCGGCCCCCTCCGGCGGACGCGTCCCCTTCAGCGCCGTCGTCCCGCTCGCCGATCTGGGAGCCGTACCGCCGGCCGAGTCGTCGCCGGGGGAGTGGACCCCCGAGCCGTGGAACCTGACCGTCGTGCGCGCCGACGGCACCCGCCACCCCGTCGCCCACGACGAACGCGGCGGCTTCACCGGCCTGGTCGCCCCGATCCCCGGCGACGAGAGCGGTCGCACCGTCTTCGCCAAGCGCGCCAAGAGCGGCCACCTCGTCCTGTCCGTGCAGCCCACCCCGCCCCTCGTCGACGAGGTCGTCGCCCACGACGGCACCCTGACCCTGCGCGGCACCCTGCGGCTGCCCGCCGCCGAGGCCGGCGAGGCGTACGAACTGGTCCTGCACAACCACTACGGCACCGAGTTCAGCTACCCGATCAGCCGCGACGGCGACCGCTTCGAAGCGGCCTTCGAACCCGTGCTCCCCGAGCCGTACGCCGGCCGCACCACCCTCCCGCAGGGCCGCTGGTGGCCCACGGTCCGCCCGGTGCGCGAGGGCGGCACCACCGCCGGCCTGCTCGGCGTCGACCGCGGGGCCCCCGTACAGCTCATCCCGCCGGCGCTCTCCTGCGGCCCGCACGCCCTCACGGTCCTCGGCCGTCGCATGCGCGTCGAGGCCCGCCTGCACGACCGCATGGTGCTGGTCTGCGACCCGCTCCTGAGCCCGCACGACCGCTCCCGCTACGCCCAGCGCGTCGCCCGCGACGTGACCTACCCGGCCCAGCGCGAGCTGCCCGTCAAGGACATGGCCGTCTACGACACCTTCCAGGGCAACGCCGCCGGCGACTCGCCCCGCGCCATCCACGAGGAGCTGCTGCGCCGCGGCGAGAAGCTCGAACACATCTGGCTCGTCCGCGACGGCCGCGCCGAGGTCCCGCCGACCGCCCGCGCCGTCCAGTACGACAGCCTGGAGGCCTGGGACGTCCTGGCCCGCGCCCGCTACTACGTCACCAACGACAGCGTGCCGCTCACCTTCCGCCGCCGCCCCGGCCAGACCGTCGTCCAGACCTGGCACGGAGCGCCGCTGAAGCAGATCGGCTACGACTTCACCCACGACTACTACACCAGCCCCGAGGTACTGGAGGGACTGGAGCACGACAGCGCCCAGTGGACGCTGCTCGCCTCCCCCAGCACCTGGGCCACGCCCGTCCTGCGGCGCGCGCTGGGCTACCAGGGCGAGGTCGTCGAGTCCGGCAGCCCGCGCGTGGACGCGCTGCTGCGACCCGACGCCGACCGGATCGCCGAGGTCCGCCGCCGCCTCGGCCTGCCCGAGGGCAAGAAGGTCGTCCTCTACCTGCCGACCTGGCGCGAGAACCGGCTCGGCTGGACCGGCGGCTACAAGCTCGACCTGCGCATCGACCTGGACGCGGCCCGCCGTGAACTGGGCGAGGACCACGTCCTGCTCGTGCGCGGCCACCACAAGGTGAGCGAGCAGGTCCGCGACGGCGTGCGCGACGGGTTCGTCGTCGACGTCTCCCGCTGGCCCGACACCACCGACCTGCTGCTCGTCGCCGACGTGCTGATCTCGGACTACTCCTCCGCGATCTTCGACTTCGCGCTGACGGACCGGCCGATCCTGCTGTTCACGTACGACCTGGAGCACTACCGCGACACCCTGCGCGGCTTCACCCTCGACCTGGAGAAGAAGGCCCCCGGCCCGCTGCTGCAGGACTCGGCGAGCCTGGTCGAAGCCGTACGGAACGCGGACGCGCTCGCCGCCGAGTACGCGACGGCCCGCGCCGCCTTCCGCGAGGAATACTGCGACCTGGACGACGGCCGCGCCGCCGAGCGGGTCGTCGACCGCATGCTCGGCGCGTAG
- a CDS encoding VOC family protein produces the protein MPTRGFTTCLWFDGEAEAAVDFYLSVFKDGRRGRTTRYTQASPERAGSVMTVEFEMNGQRFVALNGGPQFRFTEAISFQIDCADQAEVDHYWAELTQDGGEEVACGWVKDRFGVSWQVIPTEAIDLVSDPDPARAARATAAMYRMKKLDVAAMRRAADTPKTLG, from the coding sequence ATGCCCACCCGAGGTTTCACCACGTGTCTGTGGTTCGACGGCGAGGCCGAGGCCGCCGTCGACTTCTACCTGTCCGTCTTCAAGGACGGTCGCCGGGGCCGGACCACCCGTTACACGCAGGCGAGCCCCGAGCGGGCCGGCTCGGTGATGACCGTCGAGTTCGAGATGAACGGCCAGAGGTTCGTGGCGCTCAACGGCGGCCCGCAGTTCCGCTTCACCGAGGCCATCTCCTTCCAGATCGACTGCGCCGACCAGGCCGAGGTCGACCACTACTGGGCGGAACTCACCCAGGACGGCGGCGAGGAAGTCGCCTGCGGCTGGGTGAAGGACCGGTTCGGCGTCTCCTGGCAGGTGATCCCCACCGAGGCCATCGATCTCGTCAGCGACCCCGACCCGGCCCGAGCCGCCCGCGCCACGGCGGCCATGTACCGCATGAAGAAGCTCGACGTGGCCGCCATGCGACGGGCCGCCGACACCCCGAAGACGCTTGGCTAG
- a CDS encoding ankyrin repeat domain-containing protein — protein MKRRTAKRLSRELVAAAGRDDPARVTALLRAGAPVDGPDREGTTGLYAASVAGAERVVRLLLAHGAAPDLESGGPTDGTPLCAAAGWGEAATVRALLEAGADPALREDGGTGLSPREWARRGGHAEVLRMLGGA, from the coding sequence GTGAAGCGGCGCACCGCCAAGCGGCTGTCGCGCGAGCTCGTGGCGGCGGCGGGGCGCGACGATCCGGCCCGGGTGACGGCGCTCCTGCGGGCCGGGGCCCCCGTGGACGGCCCCGACCGCGAGGGCACCACCGGCCTGTACGCGGCGTCCGTGGCGGGCGCCGAACGGGTCGTACGGCTCCTGCTCGCGCACGGCGCCGCGCCGGACCTGGAGAGCGGCGGCCCGACGGACGGCACCCCGCTGTGCGCAGCCGCCGGTTGGGGCGAGGCCGCGACGGTCCGCGCGCTCCTGGAGGCCGGGGCCGATCCGGCGCTGCGGGAGGACGGCGGGACCGGCCTGTCCCCCCGGGAGTGGGCCCGGCGCGGCGGACACGCGGAGGTGCTGCGGATGCTCGGCGGCGCCTGA
- a CDS encoding Sir2 family NAD-dependent protein deacetylase, with protein MGKPLVAVFSGAGMSTDSGIPDYRGPQGLWRREPDAEKLVTYAYYMADPEIRRRSWRMRAELGALAARPNAAHLAVAELERGGTPVRVITQNVDGLHQLAGMPARKVFELHGTARSVVCTACHARSGMDEALARLAAGDADPACLACGGILKTATVMFGQRLDPEVLAQAVAVAKGCSIFIAVGSTLQVQPAASLAGMAAEAGARLIIVNAEETPYDSLADEVIREPIGTALPALLSRIAT; from the coding sequence ATGGGGAAGCCGCTTGTCGCCGTGTTCAGTGGAGCCGGCATGTCGACCGATTCCGGTATCCCGGACTACCGGGGACCGCAGGGACTGTGGCGTCGGGAGCCCGACGCCGAGAAGCTCGTGACGTACGCGTACTACATGGCCGATCCGGAGATCCGCCGCCGGTCCTGGCGCATGCGCGCCGAGCTCGGGGCGCTCGCCGCCCGGCCGAACGCCGCGCACCTGGCGGTGGCCGAGCTGGAGCGCGGCGGGACCCCGGTGCGGGTGATCACGCAGAACGTGGACGGGCTGCACCAGCTCGCCGGGATGCCCGCGCGGAAGGTGTTCGAGCTGCACGGGACGGCCCGGTCGGTGGTGTGCACGGCCTGCCACGCCCGCTCCGGGATGGACGAGGCGCTGGCCCGGCTGGCCGCGGGGGATGCCGATCCGGCCTGTCTGGCCTGCGGCGGCATCCTGAAGACGGCGACCGTGATGTTCGGCCAGCGGCTCGACCCCGAGGTGCTGGCGCAGGCCGTGGCGGTGGCCAAGGGCTGCTCGATCTTCATCGCGGTCGGCAGCACCCTCCAGGTCCAGCCCGCCGCCTCGCTCGCCGGGATGGCGGCCGAGGCGGGGGCCCGGCTGATCATCGTGAACGCGGAGGAGACCCCGTACGACTCCCTCGCCGACGAGGTCATCCGCGAGCCCATCGGCACGGCCCTGCCCGCGCTCCTGAGCCGCATCGCGACCTAG
- a CDS encoding SSI family serine proteinase inhibitor encodes MALTALTALVGTGAADAAPSGTRSLYAPSALVVSVTAGENAAEGTVLRAVTLVCAPRPSGTHPAPAAACAELRAAGASLDPLAAPRQDAACTREWNPVTVTTDGVWQGRRLSWSHTFGNPCGLRSSTGVLFGI; translated from the coding sequence ATGGCGCTCACCGCCCTCACCGCACTGGTCGGGACCGGAGCGGCCGACGCCGCCCCGTCCGGTACGCGGAGCCTGTACGCGCCCTCCGCGCTCGTGGTCAGCGTGACGGCCGGCGAGAACGCCGCCGAGGGGACCGTACTGCGCGCCGTGACGCTGGTGTGCGCGCCCCGGCCGAGCGGTACGCACCCCGCTCCGGCGGCCGCCTGCGCCGAACTGCGCGCGGCGGGGGCCTCCCTGGACCCGCTCGCCGCACCGCGGCAGGACGCGGCGTGTACGCGGGAGTGGAACCCGGTCACCGTCACCACCGACGGGGTGTGGCAGGGCCGCCGGCTGAGCTGGTCGCACACCTTCGGCAACCCGTGCGGCCTGCGCAGCAGCACCGGCGTGCTGTTCGGCATCTGA
- a CDS encoding HAD family hydrolase has product MIAPSEPTASPFSAAPVELVIFDCDGVLVDTERIAARVQVTLGARFGWPLTEAEVISLFLGLSDASVREQVAARLGDAVALEWEESFRRLHAEAVDVGLSPVEGLPEALARITLPTCVASSGSHEKMRHTLGRTGLYEHFAGRIHSASEVPRGKPAPDLFLYAAARMGVDPAACVVVEDSPPGVEAARAAGMRSLGYAGGLTPAPALAGPGTTVFTDMRDLPALLGLAP; this is encoded by the coding sequence ATGATCGCTCCCTCCGAACCCACCGCCTCCCCCTTCTCCGCCGCCCCCGTGGAGCTGGTGATCTTCGACTGCGACGGGGTGCTCGTCGACACCGAACGCATCGCGGCGCGCGTACAGGTCACGCTCGGCGCGCGCTTCGGCTGGCCGCTCACCGAGGCCGAGGTGATCAGCCTCTTCCTCGGCCTCTCCGACGCCTCCGTCCGCGAACAGGTCGCCGCCCGGCTCGGCGACGCCGTCGCCCTGGAGTGGGAGGAATCGTTCAGGCGCCTGCACGCGGAGGCCGTGGACGTCGGCCTGTCCCCCGTCGAGGGACTCCCCGAGGCCCTCGCACGGATCACCCTGCCGACCTGCGTCGCCTCCAGCGGCTCCCACGAGAAGATGCGGCACACCCTGGGGCGTACGGGTCTCTACGAGCACTTCGCGGGCCGCATCCACAGCGCGTCCGAGGTCCCGCGCGGCAAACCCGCCCCGGACCTCTTCCTGTACGCCGCCGCGCGCATGGGCGTCGACCCGGCGGCGTGCGTGGTCGTCGAGGACAGCCCGCCGGGCGTCGAGGCGGCCCGCGCGGCCGGCATGCGCTCCCTCGGCTACGCGGGCGGCCTGACCCCCGCCCCGGCCCTCGCGGGCCCGGGGACGACGGTCTTCACCGACATGCGCGACCTCCCGGCCCTGCTGGGCCTCGCCCCGTGA
- a CDS encoding roadblock/LC7 domain-containing protein produces the protein MVPAEAEAEILAELRRLRARVPQLTGALAASADGLVLAQDSAATEAETVAALTAAALGVAQRLSDSTGQGGFRELLVRGEGGYVATYAAGETAVLTLIAQPRVNVGRLHLEARRSSSHISELIEHSLGRRGPRVPPQPPALPAAPPHPPALPAP, from the coding sequence ATGGTGCCCGCCGAGGCGGAAGCCGAGATACTCGCCGAGCTCCGGCGGTTGCGCGCCCGCGTCCCCCAGCTCACCGGCGCCCTGGCCGCGAGCGCCGACGGTCTCGTCCTCGCGCAGGACAGCGCCGCCACCGAGGCCGAGACCGTGGCCGCGCTGACCGCGGCCGCCCTCGGCGTCGCCCAGCGGCTCAGCGACAGCACCGGACAGGGCGGCTTCCGCGAACTGCTGGTGCGCGGCGAGGGCGGCTACGTCGCCACGTACGCGGCGGGCGAGACGGCCGTCCTCACCCTGATCGCGCAGCCGCGCGTCAACGTGGGCCGCCTCCACCTGGAGGCACGGCGCTCCAGCTCGCACATATCCGAGCTGATCGAGCACAGCCTCGGGCGGCGCGGTCCGCGGGTACCGCCGCAGCCCCCGGCCCTGCCGGCGGCGCCTCCCCACCCCCCGGCCCTGCCGGCGCCCTGA
- a CDS encoding cyclic nucleotide-binding domain-containing protein: MSTPSPIRVAAVLSAEHRARLMSHAREVQFPEGTRIFDEGGRADTFWIVRSGTVTLEVPVPGPRSAPVESLGPGELVGWSWLFPPYVWQLSAEAMTPVRAYEFDATVVRMLMDADPTFGSALGHWVGRVLAVRLQQTRIRLLDLYAPRSSPTR, encoded by the coding sequence GTGAGCACACCTTCCCCCATCCGCGTCGCCGCCGTGCTCTCCGCCGAGCACCGCGCACGACTCATGTCGCACGCCCGTGAGGTCCAGTTCCCCGAGGGGACGCGCATCTTCGACGAGGGCGGACGGGCGGACACGTTCTGGATCGTCCGCTCGGGCACGGTGACCCTGGAGGTCCCGGTACCGGGGCCCCGGTCCGCGCCGGTGGAGAGCCTCGGGCCGGGCGAGCTCGTCGGCTGGTCGTGGCTGTTCCCGCCGTACGTCTGGCAGCTGAGCGCGGAGGCGATGACGCCGGTCCGGGCGTACGAGTTCGACGCGACGGTGGTACGGATGCTCATGGACGCCGACCCGACCTTCGGTTCGGCCCTGGGCCACTGGGTCGGCCGCGTCCTCGCCGTCCGTCTCCAGCAGACCCGCATCCGCCTCCTCGACCTCTACGCACCCCGCTCCTCCCCCACCCGCTGA
- a CDS encoding TetR/AcrR family transcriptional regulator — protein MRQNPERRAALLDAAIEVLAREGSRGLTLRAVDAEAGVPTGTASNYFANRSQLLVQILHRTRERLAPDPADLAGPLDTRLLLGRLLERMRRERSVHIAMLELRLEATRRPEIREEMARFQALELEANVTWHLDAGLPGDRDGVVLLYFAMLGIVVDDLTVPALLEAQPVDHLLEVLVERLLPERPAD, from the coding sequence ATGCGCCAGAACCCGGAGCGCCGCGCCGCGCTCCTCGACGCCGCCATCGAAGTCCTGGCCCGCGAGGGCTCGCGCGGTCTGACGCTGCGGGCCGTGGACGCGGAGGCCGGCGTCCCGACGGGGACCGCCTCCAACTACTTCGCCAACCGGAGCCAGCTCCTCGTCCAGATCCTGCACCGCACCCGCGAACGCCTCGCCCCCGATCCGGCCGACCTCGCGGGCCCGCTCGACACGAGGCTGCTGCTCGGCCGGCTCCTGGAGCGGATGCGGCGCGAGCGCAGCGTGCACATCGCCATGCTGGAGCTGCGGCTGGAGGCCACCCGCCGGCCCGAGATCCGGGAGGAGATGGCCCGCTTCCAGGCGCTGGAGCTGGAGGCGAACGTCACCTGGCACCTGGACGCCGGCCTGCCGGGCGACCGGGACGGCGTCGTCCTCCTCTACTTCGCGATGCTCGGCATCGTCGTGGACGACCTCACCGTGCCGGCCCTGCTCGAAGCCCAGCCGGTCGACCACCTCCTGGAGGTGTTGGTCGAGCGACTGCTTCCGGAGCGGCCCGCCGACTGA